Proteins co-encoded in one Arachis stenosperma cultivar V10309 chromosome 7, arast.V10309.gnm1.PFL2, whole genome shotgun sequence genomic window:
- the LOC130940571 gene encoding protein MAIN-LIKE 1-like isoform X2, with product MLPDPYNPIVEGHIWKTGFYHIFQIGVVQCQSALINALVERWRPETHTFHLPVCECVVTLEDVALILGLSTNGLPITRPSLSSFEAMEAECLDQFSVVPMKSECQGSFIKLTWFQGLKDRLVLADDIHIQRALCRTSCVDCKEVDGPLTLWLTWAWIRLSFLAPIPGNPRLFPIR from the exons ATGCTACCAGATCCGTACAATCCAATTGTGGAGGGGCATATATGGAAGACTggtttttatcacatttttcaAATTGGAGTTGTCCAATGTCAGTCAGCATTGATTAATGCTCTAGTCGAGAGATGGCGCCCCGAGACTCACACATTCCATTTGCCGGTTTGTGAGTGTGTTGTGACGTTAGAGGACGTGGCACTAATTCTTGGTCTTTCGACGAATGGTCTGCCAATTACAAGACCGAGTCTCAGTAGTTTTGAGGCCATGGAAGCCGAATGCTTGGATCAATTTAGTGTTGTACCTATGAAATCAGAATGTCAAGGAAGTTTCATAAAGTTAACGTGGTTCCAAGGACTGAAAGATCGTTTAGTGTTGGCCGATGATATTCACATTCAGAG AGCATTATGCAGGACATCATGTGTCGACTGCAAGGAAGTTGATGGTCCATTGACACTGTGGCTTACCTGGGCTTGGATCCGTCTATCATTTCTCGCGCCAATTCCTGGCAATCCTCGACTGTTTCCGATTAG GTGA
- the LOC130940571 gene encoding serine/threonine-protein phosphatase 7 long form homolog isoform X1, whose product MLPDPYNPIVEGHIWKTGFYHIFQIGVVQCQSALINALVERWRPETHTFHLPVCECVVTLEDVALILGLSTNGLPITRPSLSSFEAMEAECLDQFSVVPMKSECQGSFIKLTWFQGLKDRLVLADDIHIQRYVKYYIMLLFGTIMFGDMFVTAVRWKFLPLLRNFAGIIQFSWGSTCLTHLYRALCRTSCVDCKEVDGPLTLWLTWAWIRLSFLAPIPGNPRLFPIR is encoded by the exons ATGCTACCAGATCCGTACAATCCAATTGTGGAGGGGCATATATGGAAGACTggtttttatcacatttttcaAATTGGAGTTGTCCAATGTCAGTCAGCATTGATTAATGCTCTAGTCGAGAGATGGCGCCCCGAGACTCACACATTCCATTTGCCGGTTTGTGAGTGTGTTGTGACGTTAGAGGACGTGGCACTAATTCTTGGTCTTTCGACGAATGGTCTGCCAATTACAAGACCGAGTCTCAGTAGTTTTGAGGCCATGGAAGCCGAATGCTTGGATCAATTTAGTGTTGTACCTATGAAATCAGAATGTCAAGGAAGTTTCATAAAGTTAACGTGGTTCCAAGGACTGAAAGATCGTTTAGTGTTGGCCGATGATATTCACATTCAGAGGTACGTCAAGTATTACATAATGTTATTATTTGGGACAATTATGTTTGGAGACATGTTTGTGACAGCTGTGCGCTGGAAGTTTCTGCCGTTGCTCCGTAACTTTGCTGGGATCATACAATTTAGTTGGGGATCGACATGCCTGACACACCTGTATAGAGCATTATGCAGGACATCATGTGTCGACTGCAAGGAAGTTGATGGTCCATTGACACTGTGGCTTACCTGGGCTTGGATCCGTCTATCATTTCTCGCGCCAATTCCTGGCAATCCTCGACTGTTTCCGATTAG GTGA